In Haloplanus rubicundus, one DNA window encodes the following:
- a CDS encoding TATA-box-binding protein, translating to MSDPADSIEIQNVVASTGIGQELDLEALAEDLPGADFNPDNFPGLVYRTQEPKAAALIFRSGKIVCTGAKSIDDVHEALGIIFQKLRDLQIPVEEDPEITVQNIVSSADLGHTLNLNALAIGLGLEDVEYEPEQFPGLVYRMDDPDVVILLFGSGKIVITGGKRTADAAEAVEVIVDRIDDLGLLG from the coding sequence ATGAGTGACCCGGCAGACTCGATAGAGATTCAGAACGTGGTGGCGTCGACCGGCATCGGACAGGAACTCGACCTCGAAGCGCTGGCGGAGGACCTCCCGGGAGCGGACTTCAACCCCGACAACTTCCCGGGGCTGGTCTACCGGACGCAGGAACCGAAAGCGGCCGCCCTCATCTTCCGCTCGGGCAAGATCGTTTGCACGGGCGCGAAGAGCATCGACGACGTGCACGAGGCGCTCGGCATCATCTTCCAGAAACTCCGGGACCTCCAGATACCCGTCGAGGAGGACCCGGAGATCACGGTCCAGAACATCGTCTCCAGCGCGGACCTGGGACACACCCTCAACCTGAACGCCCTCGCCATCGGCCTCGGATTGGAGGACGTGGAGTACGAGCCCGAGCAGTTCCCGGGCCTCGTCTACCGGATGGACGATCCGGACGTGGTGATCCTCCTCTTCGGGAGCGGGAAGATCGTCATCACGGGTGGGAAGCGGACCGCCGACGCGGCCGAGGCGGTCGAAGTTATCGTCGACCGCATCGACGACCTCGGACTGCTGGGGTAA